A single Glycine soja cultivar W05 chromosome 14, ASM419377v2, whole genome shotgun sequence DNA region contains:
- the LOC114383545 gene encoding protein SMAX1-LIKE 6-like isoform X2, whose amino-acid sequence MPTPVSVVRQCLTDEAARALDDAVAVARRRSHAQTTSLHAISALLALPSSALRDACGRARSGAGAGTSAARFSAAYSPRLQFRALELSVGVSLDRLPSSKSTSAGEEEPPVSNSLMAAIKRSQANQRRHPESFHMFQQSQQGTASTSFLKVELKHFVLSILDDPIVSRVFAEAGFRSCDIKLALLQPPLPPVQHRFNWSPPVFLCNLDPAQPDENIRRIMEVLARKNKRNPLLMGVYAKSALKGFVEMVRNGRGGSALGSELRVVRLEREIGEFVKKGGSGEEKFGVRLKELEQQCEGSGSGVVVSFGEIEVFVGEDVDVDVVRFVVLGLTRLLEIRGEKVSLLGVAETSHAYSKFLGLFPNVENDWDLHLLTVTSATPSMEGLYSKSSLMGSFVPFGGFFSTPEIRSPVSCANGSFTRCDTCNKKCEQEVADLLKVDPSSSYSTSSHWLQKVVNMDAHRGSDVAKTNEENTSLNDKILGFQKKWSDICQRLHHTSSLPQFDISQTRSQAPTVEVLRFGLAFKESSNKDPSHSEFQYSSQISCMPKELHSIFPSKQLSVPLPSDTVCINTGTDHVPKVSETLQIHMNTPWVAPSLMANKSALDHRSSSFRTPVTTDLGLGTLYTSTAQDPDTPKLQDQRKHLQHLSDSVSTDCDGMNENTSHRIARFSCSGSNLEGKFDLADFKSLDRLLTEKVGWQDQAICAISQTLSLCKSGAGKRRGSNGRADIWLAFLGPDRLGKRKIASVLAETIFGNPESLISVDLGFQDSFYPLNSVFEYQKSRCYDVLRRKTILDYIAGELSKKPHSVVFLENVDKADVLVQNSLLQAVRTGKFSYSHGRVISINNTIFLVTSTVCKGNGSFVLEESKMFSEERILEAKRCQMQLLLGHASEDAGRIGSTNVKVVPGKGFSKSSSLNKRKQADISDSKEGATSKMQKQDSEASRSYLDLNMPVEEGEEGVNDDHESESITENTDAWLSDFFDQIDEKVVFKSFNFDELAEEVLKRIGMLFQRTFGSELQLEIDYEVITHILAAAWLSDKKNAVEDWVEHVLGKGFVEAQQKYLPAAQYVVKLVNCESIFVEEQAPDVCLPARINTD is encoded by the exons ATGCCGACGCCGGTCAGTGTAGTGAGGCAATGCTTAACCGACGAGGCCGCGCGTGCACTCGACGACGCAGTCGCCGTCGCGCGCCGCCGCAGCCACGCTCAGACGACGTCGCTCCACGCCATCTCCGCGCTCCTGGCTCTCCCCTCCTCCGCCCTGCGCGACGCGTGCGGCCGCGCGCGCTCCGGCGCCGGCGCCGGCACCAGCGCCGCCCGATTCTCCGCCGCATACTCCCCGCGCCTCCAGTTCCGCGCCCTGGAGCTCTCCGTCGGCGTGTCCCTCGACCGGCTCCCTTCGTCGAAGTCCACCTCCGCCGGCGAGGAGGAGCCGCCGGTGTCGAACTCTCTCATGGCGGCGATAAAACGCTCTCAGGCGAACCAGCGGCGGCACCCGGAGAGCTTCCACATGTTCCAGCAAAGCCAACAGGGAACAGCATCGACGTCGTTTTTGAAAGTCGAACTAAAGCACTTCGTTTTGTCGATCCTCGATGACCCTATCGTGAGTCGCGTCTTCGCTGAAGCAGGGTTTCGGAGCTGCGATATAAAACTCGCCTTGCTCCAACCGCCTCTGCCTCCGGTTCAGCACCGGTTCAACTGGTCACCTCCGGTTTTCCTCTGCAACCTCGACCCGGCCCAGCCCGACGAAAATATTCGCAGGATCATGGAAGTTCTCGCGAGAAAAAACAAGAGAAACCCTTTACTTATGGGCGTTTATGCAAAGAGTGCTCTAAAGGGTTTCGTTGAGATGGTTCGGAATGGAAGGGGAGGTTCGGCATTAGGTTCGGAGTTGAGGGTGGTTCGTTTGGAGAGGGAGATTGGGGAGTTTGTGAAAAAGGGTGGGAGTGGGGAAGAGAAATTTGGTGTTAGGTTGAAGGAATTGGAACAGCAATGTGAGGGTTCTGGTTCTGGGGTTGTTGTTAGTTTCGGGGAGATTGAGGTTTTTGTAGGGgaagatgttgatgttgatgttgtaaGGTTCGTTGTTTTGGGTTTAACGAGGTTGTTGGAGATTCGTGGTGAGAAGGTTTCGTTGCTGGGCGTGGCGGAAACTTCTCATGCTTATTCCAAGTTCTTGGGATTGTTTCCCAATGTAGAAAATGATTGGGATCTTCATTTGCTCACTGTCACTTCCGCCACTCCTTCCATGGAAGGACTCTACTCAAAATCCAG CTTGATGGGGTCCTTTGTTCCATTTGGAGGGTTCTTTTCTACACCTGAAATCAGAAGTCCGGTAAGCTGTGCAAACGGGTCTTTTACACGTTGTGACACATGCAATAAAAAATGTGAACAAGAAGTTGCAGATCTTCTGAAGGTAGATCCTTCATCTAGTTATTCAACAAGCTCACACTGGTTACAAAAGGTTGTTAACATGGACGCGCATAGAGGGTCGGACGTGGCAAAG ACTaatgaagaaaacacaagttTGAATGATAAAATCTTGGGATTTCAAAAGAAATGGAGTGATATTTGTCAGCGTCTTCATCACACAAGTTCACTACCTCAATTTGATATTTCTCAAACAAGGTCCCAAGCTCCAACAGTTGAGGTTTTACGGTTTGGTCTGGCTTTTAAGGAAAGCAGCAATAAAGACCCATCACACAGTGAATTCCAATATTCTAGTCAAATTTCCTGCATGCCCAAAGAGTTGCATAGTATTTTTCCTTCGAAGCAGTTATCTGTTCCATTACCTTCTGATACAGTCTGCATTAATACTGGAACCGATCATGTTCCAAAAGTTTCAGAGACACTGCAAATTCACATGAACACCCCTTGGGTTGCCCCTTCCCTTATGGCCAATAAGAGTGCACTTGACCACAGATCATCTTCATTCCGTACTCCTGTGACCACAGATTTAGGATTGGGAACGTTATATACATCAACTGCTCAGGATCCAGATACCCCAAAACTACAAGATCAAAGAAAGCATCTTCAGCACCTGTCAGATTCTGTTTCAACTGATTGTGATGGTATGAATGAAAATACTTCTCACCGAATTGCTAGATTTTCCTGCTCTGGTTCAAATTTGGAAGGTAAATTTGATTTAGCAGATTTCAAGTCTCTTGATCGACTTCTCACTGAAAAGGTTGGCTGGCAGGATCAAGCCATATGTGCTATCAGTCAAACTTTGTCCCTTTGTAAATCTGGTGCAGGAAAGCGTAGAGGCTCAAATGGTAGAGCAGACATATGGTTGGCTTTCCTTGGACCCGATAGACTTGGAAAAAGGAAAATTGCTTCAGTTCTTGCAGAGACTATATTTGGAAACCCTGAAAGCCTAATCTCTGTGGATCTGGGCTTCCAGGACAGCTTTTACCCATTGAACTCGGTTTTTGAATACCAAAAATCACGTTGTTATGATGTGCTTAGGAGGAAGACAATTTTGGATTATATTGCTGGGGAGTTGAGTAAAAAGCCACATTCTGTTGTCTTTCTTGAAAATGTAGATAAAGCCGATGTTTTGGTGCAGAATAGTTTGTTGCAGGCAGTAAGAACAGGCAAATTTTCATATTCGCATGGAAGGGTGATTAGCATCAATAACACAATCTTTCTTGTAACCTCAACTGTCTGTAAAGGTAATGGCTCTTTTGTTTTGGAAGAGTCTAAGATGTTTTCTGAGGAAAGAATCCTTGAAGCCAAAAGATGCCAAATGCAATTATTACTTGGACATGCTTCTGAGGATGCCGGAAGAATTGGTAGCACAAATGTTAAGGTTGTACCCGGAAAAGggttttccaaatcatcatctctgaacaaaagaaagCAGGCTGATATTAGTGACTCCAAGGAGGGGGCAACAAGCAAGATGCAGAAACAAGACAGTGAGGCATCTCGATCCTATCTTGATCTAAATATGCCTGTAGAGGAGGGTGAAGAGGGTGTCAATGATGACCACGAAAGTGAATCCATAACAGAAAACACAGATGCCTGGTTAAGTGATTTCTTTGATCAAATTGATGAGAAAGTGGTGTTTAAGTCATTCaattttgatgagcttgctgaGGAAGTATTAAAAAGAATTGGCATGCTATTTCAAAGGACATTTGGTTCAGAGCTTCAGCTGGAAATTGATTATGAGGTAATAACACACATACTTGCTGCTGCTTGGTTATCAGACAAGAAAAATGCAGTTGAGGATTGGGTTGAACATGTTCTTGGCAAAGGCTTTGTTGAAGCTCAGCAGAAGTACCTTCCTGCAGCTCAATATGTAGTAAAACTGGTTAATTGTGAATCCATTTTTGTGGAAGAGCAAGCTCCTGATGTGTGCCTTCCAGCTAGAATTAACACGGACTAA
- the LOC114383545 gene encoding protein SMAX1-LIKE 6-like isoform X1, translated as MPTPVSVVRQCLTDEAARALDDAVAVARRRSHAQTTSLHAISALLALPSSALRDACGRARSGAGAGTSAARFSAAYSPRLQFRALELSVGVSLDRLPSSKSTSAGEEEPPVSNSLMAAIKRSQANQRRHPESFHMFQQSQQGTASTSFLKVELKHFVLSILDDPIVSRVFAEAGFRSCDIKLALLQPPLPPVQHRFNWSPPVFLCNLDPAQPDENIRRIMEVLARKNKRNPLLMGVYAKSALKGFVEMVRNGRGGSALGSELRVVRLEREIGEFVKKGGSGEEKFGVRLKELEQQCEGSGSGVVVSFGEIEVFVGEDVDVDVVRFVVLGLTRLLEIRGEKVSLLGVAETSHAYSKFLGLFPNVENDWDLHLLTVTSATPSMEGLYSKSSLMGSFVPFGGFFSTPEIRSPVSCANGSFTRCDTCNKKCEQEVADLLKVDPSSSYSTSSHWLQKVVNMDAHRGSDVAKKELHHPVQTNEENTSLNDKILGFQKKWSDICQRLHHTSSLPQFDISQTRSQAPTVEVLRFGLAFKESSNKDPSHSEFQYSSQISCMPKELHSIFPSKQLSVPLPSDTVCINTGTDHVPKVSETLQIHMNTPWVAPSLMANKSALDHRSSSFRTPVTTDLGLGTLYTSTAQDPDTPKLQDQRKHLQHLSDSVSTDCDGMNENTSHRIARFSCSGSNLEGKFDLADFKSLDRLLTEKVGWQDQAICAISQTLSLCKSGAGKRRGSNGRADIWLAFLGPDRLGKRKIASVLAETIFGNPESLISVDLGFQDSFYPLNSVFEYQKSRCYDVLRRKTILDYIAGELSKKPHSVVFLENVDKADVLVQNSLLQAVRTGKFSYSHGRVISINNTIFLVTSTVCKGNGSFVLEESKMFSEERILEAKRCQMQLLLGHASEDAGRIGSTNVKVVPGKGFSKSSSLNKRKQADISDSKEGATSKMQKQDSEASRSYLDLNMPVEEGEEGVNDDHESESITENTDAWLSDFFDQIDEKVVFKSFNFDELAEEVLKRIGMLFQRTFGSELQLEIDYEVITHILAAAWLSDKKNAVEDWVEHVLGKGFVEAQQKYLPAAQYVVKLVNCESIFVEEQAPDVCLPARINTD; from the exons ATGCCGACGCCGGTCAGTGTAGTGAGGCAATGCTTAACCGACGAGGCCGCGCGTGCACTCGACGACGCAGTCGCCGTCGCGCGCCGCCGCAGCCACGCTCAGACGACGTCGCTCCACGCCATCTCCGCGCTCCTGGCTCTCCCCTCCTCCGCCCTGCGCGACGCGTGCGGCCGCGCGCGCTCCGGCGCCGGCGCCGGCACCAGCGCCGCCCGATTCTCCGCCGCATACTCCCCGCGCCTCCAGTTCCGCGCCCTGGAGCTCTCCGTCGGCGTGTCCCTCGACCGGCTCCCTTCGTCGAAGTCCACCTCCGCCGGCGAGGAGGAGCCGCCGGTGTCGAACTCTCTCATGGCGGCGATAAAACGCTCTCAGGCGAACCAGCGGCGGCACCCGGAGAGCTTCCACATGTTCCAGCAAAGCCAACAGGGAACAGCATCGACGTCGTTTTTGAAAGTCGAACTAAAGCACTTCGTTTTGTCGATCCTCGATGACCCTATCGTGAGTCGCGTCTTCGCTGAAGCAGGGTTTCGGAGCTGCGATATAAAACTCGCCTTGCTCCAACCGCCTCTGCCTCCGGTTCAGCACCGGTTCAACTGGTCACCTCCGGTTTTCCTCTGCAACCTCGACCCGGCCCAGCCCGACGAAAATATTCGCAGGATCATGGAAGTTCTCGCGAGAAAAAACAAGAGAAACCCTTTACTTATGGGCGTTTATGCAAAGAGTGCTCTAAAGGGTTTCGTTGAGATGGTTCGGAATGGAAGGGGAGGTTCGGCATTAGGTTCGGAGTTGAGGGTGGTTCGTTTGGAGAGGGAGATTGGGGAGTTTGTGAAAAAGGGTGGGAGTGGGGAAGAGAAATTTGGTGTTAGGTTGAAGGAATTGGAACAGCAATGTGAGGGTTCTGGTTCTGGGGTTGTTGTTAGTTTCGGGGAGATTGAGGTTTTTGTAGGGgaagatgttgatgttgatgttgtaaGGTTCGTTGTTTTGGGTTTAACGAGGTTGTTGGAGATTCGTGGTGAGAAGGTTTCGTTGCTGGGCGTGGCGGAAACTTCTCATGCTTATTCCAAGTTCTTGGGATTGTTTCCCAATGTAGAAAATGATTGGGATCTTCATTTGCTCACTGTCACTTCCGCCACTCCTTCCATGGAAGGACTCTACTCAAAATCCAG CTTGATGGGGTCCTTTGTTCCATTTGGAGGGTTCTTTTCTACACCTGAAATCAGAAGTCCGGTAAGCTGTGCAAACGGGTCTTTTACACGTTGTGACACATGCAATAAAAAATGTGAACAAGAAGTTGCAGATCTTCTGAAGGTAGATCCTTCATCTAGTTATTCAACAAGCTCACACTGGTTACAAAAGGTTGTTAACATGGACGCGCATAGAGGGTCGGACGTGGCAAAG AAAGAGCTCCATCATCCAGTGCAGACTaatgaagaaaacacaagttTGAATGATAAAATCTTGGGATTTCAAAAGAAATGGAGTGATATTTGTCAGCGTCTTCATCACACAAGTTCACTACCTCAATTTGATATTTCTCAAACAAGGTCCCAAGCTCCAACAGTTGAGGTTTTACGGTTTGGTCTGGCTTTTAAGGAAAGCAGCAATAAAGACCCATCACACAGTGAATTCCAATATTCTAGTCAAATTTCCTGCATGCCCAAAGAGTTGCATAGTATTTTTCCTTCGAAGCAGTTATCTGTTCCATTACCTTCTGATACAGTCTGCATTAATACTGGAACCGATCATGTTCCAAAAGTTTCAGAGACACTGCAAATTCACATGAACACCCCTTGGGTTGCCCCTTCCCTTATGGCCAATAAGAGTGCACTTGACCACAGATCATCTTCATTCCGTACTCCTGTGACCACAGATTTAGGATTGGGAACGTTATATACATCAACTGCTCAGGATCCAGATACCCCAAAACTACAAGATCAAAGAAAGCATCTTCAGCACCTGTCAGATTCTGTTTCAACTGATTGTGATGGTATGAATGAAAATACTTCTCACCGAATTGCTAGATTTTCCTGCTCTGGTTCAAATTTGGAAGGTAAATTTGATTTAGCAGATTTCAAGTCTCTTGATCGACTTCTCACTGAAAAGGTTGGCTGGCAGGATCAAGCCATATGTGCTATCAGTCAAACTTTGTCCCTTTGTAAATCTGGTGCAGGAAAGCGTAGAGGCTCAAATGGTAGAGCAGACATATGGTTGGCTTTCCTTGGACCCGATAGACTTGGAAAAAGGAAAATTGCTTCAGTTCTTGCAGAGACTATATTTGGAAACCCTGAAAGCCTAATCTCTGTGGATCTGGGCTTCCAGGACAGCTTTTACCCATTGAACTCGGTTTTTGAATACCAAAAATCACGTTGTTATGATGTGCTTAGGAGGAAGACAATTTTGGATTATATTGCTGGGGAGTTGAGTAAAAAGCCACATTCTGTTGTCTTTCTTGAAAATGTAGATAAAGCCGATGTTTTGGTGCAGAATAGTTTGTTGCAGGCAGTAAGAACAGGCAAATTTTCATATTCGCATGGAAGGGTGATTAGCATCAATAACACAATCTTTCTTGTAACCTCAACTGTCTGTAAAGGTAATGGCTCTTTTGTTTTGGAAGAGTCTAAGATGTTTTCTGAGGAAAGAATCCTTGAAGCCAAAAGATGCCAAATGCAATTATTACTTGGACATGCTTCTGAGGATGCCGGAAGAATTGGTAGCACAAATGTTAAGGTTGTACCCGGAAAAGggttttccaaatcatcatctctgaacaaaagaaagCAGGCTGATATTAGTGACTCCAAGGAGGGGGCAACAAGCAAGATGCAGAAACAAGACAGTGAGGCATCTCGATCCTATCTTGATCTAAATATGCCTGTAGAGGAGGGTGAAGAGGGTGTCAATGATGACCACGAAAGTGAATCCATAACAGAAAACACAGATGCCTGGTTAAGTGATTTCTTTGATCAAATTGATGAGAAAGTGGTGTTTAAGTCATTCaattttgatgagcttgctgaGGAAGTATTAAAAAGAATTGGCATGCTATTTCAAAGGACATTTGGTTCAGAGCTTCAGCTGGAAATTGATTATGAGGTAATAACACACATACTTGCTGCTGCTTGGTTATCAGACAAGAAAAATGCAGTTGAGGATTGGGTTGAACATGTTCTTGGCAAAGGCTTTGTTGAAGCTCAGCAGAAGTACCTTCCTGCAGCTCAATATGTAGTAAAACTGGTTAATTGTGAATCCATTTTTGTGGAAGAGCAAGCTCCTGATGTGTGCCTTCCAGCTAGAATTAACACGGACTAA